The Corynebacterium camporealensis genome contains a region encoding:
- a CDS encoding exonuclease domain-containing protein, with protein sequence MPYHAHGARIDVTGEAIVLERTLLATSLGQPARESLPVSDITGVEVHAPSTRSFGEIYLEGIDRRLRFAPHQEVAAKACADAINAALRGEAPPTPDSLHVTGLDFTAVDVETANDNWGSICQIGAVRFRDGEEVDARTWLCTPPPGLEDFAEVNISIHGITADDVADAPDFATCAAELFVFLGDDIMVAHNAQFDATALRSALRTAGADVPEVTCACSLALSRDASKAKLIDVANHKLPTVTKVFSDEDFQHHEATADARAAGIIISGLAQRYGHTGSIEDLFTNREFSLGKITADAVLPVLRAHTAPLSGRDLGAGTDFRDPKRSAWESDESPKKSSKSQSKKSSGPAPWQAVATPDTIPEPNEDADPTGKLYGQNVTLTGEFAPFDKGQLWSGIAECGGQVAKNVTKKTTMLVVGEWGKKTSKEKRAEELNEKGQDITIWSAQQLLEELGLDEQPPF encoded by the coding sequence GTGCCTTATCACGCTCACGGCGCCCGCATCGATGTCACTGGCGAGGCCATCGTGTTAGAACGCACGCTGCTGGCCACGTCTTTAGGACAACCGGCGCGGGAGTCCCTCCCCGTTTCCGACATCACCGGGGTTGAGGTACACGCACCTTCTACACGCAGCTTCGGCGAGATCTACCTCGAAGGCATTGACCGCCGTCTACGTTTCGCACCGCACCAGGAAGTTGCGGCGAAGGCGTGTGCGGATGCCATTAACGCCGCCCTGCGCGGTGAGGCCCCACCGACACCGGATAGCCTGCACGTCACCGGCCTGGACTTCACTGCTGTCGATGTGGAAACCGCCAACGACAACTGGGGCTCGATCTGCCAGATTGGTGCCGTGCGTTTCCGCGACGGTGAAGAAGTCGACGCCCGCACCTGGCTGTGTACCCCGCCTCCAGGTCTCGAGGACTTTGCTGAGGTCAACATCTCCATCCATGGCATTACGGCTGACGATGTCGCCGATGCCCCGGACTTTGCCACCTGTGCAGCTGAGCTTTTCGTCTTCTTGGGCGATGACATCATGGTCGCGCACAACGCGCAGTTCGATGCCACTGCGCTGCGCTCTGCTCTGCGCACCGCGGGCGCCGATGTCCCAGAGGTCACCTGCGCCTGCTCCCTTGCGCTGTCGCGTGATGCATCGAAAGCCAAGCTTATCGATGTCGCCAACCACAAACTGCCGACTGTCACCAAGGTCTTTTCCGACGAGGATTTCCAGCACCACGAAGCAACTGCCGATGCCCGTGCCGCTGGCATCATCATCTCTGGCCTGGCGCAACGATACGGCCATACCGGCAGCATCGAAGATCTCTTCACCAACCGGGAATTTTCCTTAGGCAAAATCACCGCCGATGCGGTTCTGCCAGTCCTGCGCGCACATACCGCTCCCCTCTCGGGCCGCGACCTGGGCGCTGGTACCGACTTCCGCGACCCGAAGCGCTCTGCATGGGAAAGCGACGAATCACCAAAGAAGTCCAGCAAGTCGCAGTCCAAGAAGTCTTCTGGCCCTGCACCTTGGCAGGCCGTGGCTACCCCGGATACCATCCCGGAGCCCAACGAAGATGCCGACCCAACCGGCAAGCTCTATGGCCAAAACGTCACTCTCACCGGCGAGTTCGCTCCTTTTGATAAAGGACAACTCTGGTCCGGCATTGCCGAGTGCGGCGGTCAGGTAGCCAAGAACGTCACCAAGAAGACCACCATGCTGGTCGTCGGTGAATGGGGCAAGAAGACCTCCAAAGAAAAGCGCGCCGAAGAGCTCAACGAAAAGGGCCAAGACATCAC